The following nucleotide sequence is from Candidatus Thermoplasmatota archaeon.
TTTCCCTGAAGAGTTTCTTTCTCTTTTCCGAAAAGAGAAAGAAAGGCTTCTTTTATTTCTTCTCTGCTAACTTTAGTAATTCTTCAATAGATTTAGGACCCCATTCATTTATTTTAAAATTCAGCTGAACTATCTCAGGTGAGACTATATTGCCGTGAACGAATCTTTTCTTTCTTACTCCTTCATGCTTGGCTCTAAAGCAAGCCCCCTTAGCTAACAAAACTTCTTTTCTACCTGCTCTAGGCACATCTTTTCTCATAGGAAAGCCGTCTTTATCGCTGCCTCCTGTGATTGTCAATTTATAACCTGGCAGACCCAAAAAATAGCCATCTATTTCATCGCTAATCTTTTTTCCAATCAAAGAGCCTGCATAGTGACCTTTAACTTCGATTTTATAAGTTTTTGCGCTCTTAGGGTCTGAGACGTTAGCCTTGAACTCTACCATTACTTATCACCAGTGAGAGTTATTAAATGATGTGGGAGAATATAAAGTTTTAAGTTTGAGAAGAAACATTAATTACTCATACCATTGACGCGTAGCTTACAAGAAACGCAAAAAATTTTATCAAGCGCCCCAAAACGGCTTCTCCTTCCTCTTTATCTCATAAATCTTTTCTAAAATTTCTTTCTCTTCAAAGCTCAGCTCTTTTTCAAGCTCTTTTAGTTTTTTGGCATCCTGCTCAGAAATATCTATGTAGAGTAAATCTTCCTCGTTT
It contains:
- a CDS encoding 30S ribosomal protein S6e; protein product: MVEFKANVSDPKSAKTYKIEVKGHYAGSLIGKKISDEIDGYFLGLPGYKLTITGGSDKDGFPMRKDVPRAGRKEVLLAKGACFRAKHEGVRKKRFVHGNIVSPEIVQLNFKINEWGPKSIEELLKLAEKK